The Castor canadensis chromosome 13, mCasCan1.hap1v2, whole genome shotgun sequence genome has a window encoding:
- the LOC109691832 gene encoding protein NipSnap homolog 3A: MLALRSRLTRALTARRLAPQVCSSFATGPRQNDGTFYELHTYYLKPSKMNEFLENVKKKIHLRTAHSELVGFWSVEFGGRMNTVFHIWKYDNFAHRATVQKALAKDKEWQEQFLIPNLALIDRQEFEIAYLVPWCKIEKPPKEGVYELATFQMKPGGPALWGNAFKRAVNAHVDLGYTKVVGVFHTEYGALNRVHVLWWNESADSRAAGRHLSHEDPRVVAAVRESVNYLESQQNKLLIPASFSPLK; this comes from the exons ATGCTTGCCCTCCGAAGCCGCCTGACCAGAGCGCTGACCGCGCGGAGGCTCGCGCCTCAG GTGTGCTCATCTTTTGCTACAGGCCCCAGACAAAATGATGGAACATTCTATGAGCTTCATACCTATTATCTTAAACCCTCAAAAATGAATGAGTTCCtggaaaatgttaagaaaaagatTCATCTTCGGACAGCTCACTCTGAATTGGTTGGATTTTGGAGTGTAGAATTTGGAGGCAGAATGAACACAGTATTTCATATTTGGAAATATG ATAATTTTGCTCACCGAGCTACAGttcagaaggccttggccaaagataAGGAATGGCAAGAACAGTTCCTCATTCCAAATTTGGCTCTCATCGATAGGCAAGAGTTTGAGATTGCTTACCTGGTACCATGGTGCAAAATAGAGAAGCCTCCAAAAGAAG GAGTCTATGAACTGGCTACTTTTCAGATGAAGCCTGGAGGCCCAGCTCTGTGGGGTAATGCATTTAAAAGGGCAGTTAATGCCCATGTTGATCTAGGTTACACTAAAGTAGTCGGCGTTTTCCACACAGAATATGGAGCACTCAACAGAG TTCATGTTCTTTGGTGGAATGAGAGCGCTGATAGTCGTGCAGCTGGGAGACATCTGTCTCATGAAGATCCCAGAGTGGTGGCTGCTG TTCGGGAAAGTGTCAACTACCTAGAGTCTCAGCAGAATAAGCTTCTGATTCCTGCATCATTTTCGCCATTGAAATAG